A window of the Helianthus annuus cultivar XRQ/B chromosome 4, HanXRQr2.0-SUNRISE, whole genome shotgun sequence genome harbors these coding sequences:
- the LOC110868200 gene encoding transmembrane protein 184A yields the protein MGPISYILIAFPCTIGAIALALLHIYRHLLNYTEPTYQRFIVRIIFMVPVYALTSFLSLVFNESSIYFNSIREIYEAWVIYNFLSLCLEWVGGPGAVVLSLTGRVLKPNWCLMTCCFPPIPLDGRFIRRCKQGCLQFVILKPILVAVTFILYAKGKYQDGNFSAKQSYLYITIIYTISYSMALYALALFYVACRDLLQPFNPVPKFIIIKSVVFLTYWQGVLVFLAAKSGHIKNVEDAAEFQSFIICVEMLIAALGHLYAFPYKEYAGANIGASCGFGASLAHALSLTDFYEDTVHQFAPAYHDYVLYNHTNDTGGGGGDEGARKYRTKTFVPTGSEMENVRKNKQAKSPTALSPKGTAKPETMKSNSASTPHDLTLIDMDMQAPPTKDSRNK from the exons ATGGGGCCGATATCTTATATATTAATTGCATTCCCTTGCACAATTGGGGCCATTGCTTTGGCGCTTCTTCACATTTATAGGCATCTTTTGAATTATACTGAACCTACCTACCAACGCTTCATTGTCAGAATTATTTTTATGGTTCCG GTCTATGCATTGACATCTTTCCTGTCACTTGTTTTCAACGAGAGTTCAATCTATTTTAATTCCATTAGAGAAAT ATATGAAGCGTGGGTTATATACAATTTTCTATCACTGTGTCTTGAATGGGTGGGCGGTCCAGGTGCTGTTGTTTTAAGTCTTACGGGACGTGTTCTTAAGCCCAACTGGTGTTTGATGACATGTTGCTTCCCTCCAATTCCACTAGACGG ACGTTTTATACGGAGATGCAAGCAAGGGTGTTTGCAGTTTGTTATTCTTAAGCCTATCTTGGTGGCAGTTACATTCATTCTGTATGCAAAGGGGAAATACCAAGACGGAAATTTCAGTGCAAAGCAGTCGTACCTGTATATCACAATCATATACACGATTTCATACTCTATGGCGCTGTATGCGTTGGCCTTGTTTTATGTAGCGTGCAGGGATTTGCTACAACCCTTTAATCCGGTTCCGAAATTCATCATTATCAAGAGCGTCGTCTTTTTGACCTATTGGCAG GGTGTTTTGGTTTTTCTTGCTGCAAAATCTGGACATATAAAAAACGTAGAGGACGCTGCTGAATTtcagagcttcataatttgcgTTGAGATGCTTATTGCAGCCTTGGGCCATCTTTATGCTTTTCCGTATAAGGAATATGCCGGAGCCAACATTGGCGCTTCATGTGGATTTGGAGCTAGTCTTGCGCATGCTTTGTCATTAACCGACTTCTATGAAGACACTGTTCACCAG TTTGCACCGGCTTACCATGATTACGTACTCTACAATCATACTAATgacactggtggtggtggtggtgatgaaggtGCAAGAAAGTACCGGACTAAGACCTTTGTCCCAACAGGTTCTGAGATGGAAAATGTACGCAAAAACAAACAAGCCAAGTCACCCACGGCCCTGAGCCCCAAAGGAACAGCAAAACCAGAGACAATGAAATCAAATTCAGCTTCTACACCACATGACCTCACACTCATTGACATGGATATGCAGGCGCCTCCTACTAAAGATAGTCGGAACAAGTGA